Proteins encoded by one window of Candidatus Thorarchaeota archaeon:
- a CDS encoding nucleotide pyrophosphohydrolase — protein MTTKKSPPSIEELTAVIRRFVSERDWEQYHRPSALAVSAAVELGELLELFQWKTDEEVQSALSSETYLSALADEIADVMIYLLRLADVAGINMAEAIAKKMVKNAEKYPVERIRGRRPRDVQ, from the coding sequence ATGACTACCAAGAAGAGCCCGCCATCCATAGAAGAGCTGACTGCTGTCATCCGGAGATTTGTGTCCGAGCGCGACTGGGAGCAGTACCATCGTCCGTCAGCTCTTGCTGTGTCGGCGGCAGTGGAGCTGGGAGAGCTGCTGGAGCTGTTTCAGTGGAAGACAGACGAAGAGGTGCAGTCTGCACTGAGCTCGGAGACATATCTCTCAGCACTGGCAGACGAGATAGCAGACGTGATGATATACCTGCTCCGGCTGGCGGATGTGGCAGGCATCAACATGGCCGAAGCCATAGCCAAGAAGATGGTCAAGAATGCGGAGAAGTATCCCGTCGAGCGTATCCGAGGACGAAGACCTAGAGACGTTCAGTGA
- a CDS encoding AAA family ATPase, producing MTSIESVEGVGPVAAKKLREVFVSSAELLAVQNPSQLHAKTNLGEGTCLKIVRNARQLVGTFGFMSGLDVEKAMATKPRLKTGVAEVDAYLLGGIEAGTIVELFGPARGGKTQWCAQLAVRAQMPLEQGGLGGRVLWLDTEGSFEPHIIRAVAYRFGLDPDVVLDNIGRAEVVLSTQMSELFETIPQLCMDQGRRLVIVDSLTGLFRVEYTSLDQLRVRQRDINQLLSQMRRAAVATGCIFVYTNQVMANISPISKNPLIPVGGHVLAHGSDYRFYTKRKMKDIREIELQDNAGIPEFKSDVLIGWGGLYGSAKEKAEMEPRVQEYLRSRGIQTTVDKADDDSKRRGKSGRAKRKEVEYDEEEEEETEE from the coding sequence ATGACTAGTATAGAATCTGTTGAAGGTGTGGGGCCAGTGGCGGCCAAGAAGCTGAGGGAGGTGTTTGTGAGTTCAGCAGAGCTACTGGCAGTACAGAACCCAAGTCAGCTGCATGCAAAGACGAACCTGGGTGAAGGCACATGCCTGAAGATTGTGCGCAACGCTCGCCAACTCGTGGGCACCTTCGGCTTCATGTCCGGACTTGATGTGGAGAAGGCGATGGCCACCAAGCCACGCCTCAAGACCGGAGTCGCAGAAGTTGATGCCTATCTTCTCGGTGGAATCGAAGCGGGGACAATTGTGGAGCTGTTCGGGCCAGCAAGAGGAGGTAAGACTCAATGGTGTGCTCAGCTTGCCGTCAGAGCGCAGATGCCACTGGAGCAGGGCGGGCTTGGAGGACGCGTGCTCTGGCTTGACACAGAGGGGTCCTTTGAACCACACATCATTCGAGCGGTCGCATACAGGTTCGGACTCGACCCAGATGTGGTCCTAGACAACATAGGACGTGCTGAGGTCGTACTCTCAACTCAGATGTCCGAGCTGTTCGAGACCATTCCACAGCTCTGCATGGACCAAGGCCGCAGACTCGTAATTGTCGACTCTCTGACCGGTCTGTTCAGAGTGGAATACACCTCTCTTGATCAGTTGCGTGTGAGGCAGCGGGACATCAACCAGCTGTTGAGCCAAATGCGTCGTGCTGCGGTTGCAACGGGTTGCATCTTCGTCTACACGAATCAAGTGATGGCCAACATATCACCCATCTCCAAGAACCCCCTGATTCCGGTCGGAGGTCATGTGCTTGCGCACGGCTCCGACTACAGGTTCTACACCAAGCGAAAGATGAAGGACATCAGAGAGATTGAACTCCAAGACAACGCGGGCATTCCTGAGTTCAAGTCGGACGTCCTGATCGGTTGGGGAGGTCTCTATGGGAGTGCCAAGGAGAAGGCGGAGATGGAGCCCAGAGTCCAAGAATACCTGCGGAGCAGAGGAATTCAGACGACTGTCGACAAGGCTGACGATGACTCGAAGAGACGCGGCAAGTCCGGGAGAGCCAAGAGGAAGGAAGTTGAGTATGATGAGGAAGAGGAGGAGGAGACAGAGGAGTGA